Proteins encoded in a region of the Leptotrichia trevisanii DSM 22070 genome:
- a CDS encoding DUF6290 family protein, with translation MPTLSLRIEKEDLEFLKEYANINHLNMSSFVRNLILDKIYDEITEEDEKRILKRWENAKSEKTASAEEVFKRLEL, from the coding sequence ATGCCAACATTGTCATTGAGAATAGAAAAAGAGGATCTAGAATTCCTGAAAGAGTATGCAAATATAAATCATCTTAATATGTCTTCTTTTGTCCGTAATTTGATTTTAGATAAAATATATGATGAAATAACTGAAGAAGATGAAAAAAGAATATTAAAAAGATGGGAAAATGCAAAATCTGAAAAAACTGCTTCTGCTGAAGAGGTTTTTAAAAGGTTAGAACTATAA
- a CDS encoding MATE family efflux transporter has translation MKDLTKGNELKTIIYFSLPILIGNLFQQIYNISDTIIVGNFLGKESLAAVGSSYQINVLIIGISLGTSILISQYFGAKDMENLKITANTGFIFSIVLSLIVTTLGFLLSNNILILINVPQKLLLEANIYLKFIFIGVVPTFGYNSLTNTLKGVGDSKTPTYILITAVILNIILDIFFVAVLNSGVAGAAIATVISQFVSFFLCLFYIKFKYPNLIFQKHYFNLNFNILKEILIIGMPAMLQQVLISLGFIVIQILVNGFGTDCIAAFISASRIDSFAELPSINLGQALMTFTAQNYGAKKMDRIIKGGKDSLILGITFSIIISIIIFIFPAFFISIFNRNPEVIFIGNQYLRIISAFYVIFCTMQILNGLLLGYGKSLVPLIASITSFCMFQVPLAILLSKTSLGYNGIWIAAPIGWTGGLLIRVWYFIKISKKI, from the coding sequence ATGAAAGACTTAACAAAAGGAAATGAACTAAAAACTATAATTTATTTTTCTTTACCAATTTTGATAGGAAATCTATTTCAGCAAATTTATAACATTTCAGATACGATTATTGTGGGAAATTTTTTAGGAAAGGAAAGTCTTGCGGCTGTAGGTTCCAGTTATCAGATTAATGTGCTGATAATAGGTATTTCATTAGGTACAAGCATTCTAATTTCCCAATATTTTGGTGCAAAAGATATGGAAAATTTGAAAATCACGGCAAATACAGGATTTATTTTTTCCATAGTTTTATCTCTTATTGTTACAACATTAGGTTTTTTACTGTCAAACAATATCTTAATTTTAATTAATGTCCCACAAAAATTGTTACTGGAGGCAAATATCTATTTAAAATTTATTTTTATTGGAGTTGTACCAACTTTTGGTTATAACTCCCTCACAAATACGCTAAAAGGCGTAGGTGATTCAAAAACGCCGACTTACATCTTAATTACCGCAGTGATTTTAAATATTATCCTAGATATATTTTTTGTAGCAGTACTAAATTCTGGAGTTGCAGGAGCTGCAATTGCAACTGTTATTTCACAGTTTGTTTCTTTTTTTCTTTGCTTATTTTACATAAAATTTAAATATCCAAATTTAATTTTTCAAAAACATTATTTCAACTTAAATTTTAATATTTTAAAAGAAATACTGATTATTGGAATGCCAGCAATGTTACAGCAAGTTTTAATCAGCCTAGGATTTATTGTCATTCAAATTCTTGTAAATGGATTTGGAACAGACTGTATTGCAGCTTTTATTTCTGCTTCCCGAATTGATTCCTTCGCAGAATTGCCATCCATAAATTTAGGACAGGCGTTGATGACTTTTACAGCTCAAAATTATGGAGCAAAAAAAATGGATAGAATAATTAAAGGTGGAAAAGATAGCCTAATTTTAGGAATCACATTTTCCATCATAATCTCAATTATTATTTTTATCTTTCCAGCATTCTTTATTTCAATATTTAACCGAAATCCTGAAGTAATTTTTATAGGAAATCAATATTTACGCATAATTTCAGCATTTTACGTAATTTTCTGCACAATGCAAATACTAAATGGATTACTACTAGGCTACGGAAAATCCTTAGTTCCACTAATAGCCTCCATTACTTCATTTTGTATGTTTCAAGTACCTCTAGCCATTTTACTTTCCAAAACATCGTTAGGCTATAACGGAATTTGGATCGCCGCACCGATAGGCTGGACAGGAGGACTATTAATTCGAGTATGGTATTTTATAAAAATTTCTAAAAAAATATAG
- a CDS encoding RluA family pseudouridine synthase: MEKKEIVVDSELEGMRLDRYLRKNFKDEPLSRIFGAIRAGDVKVNGKKSKENYRLLLNDKILVKNLFQSNLEQTEEAKDKVKKFKIQKNELEKYKKMVIFENEDFFIVNKREKVPMHKGTRHKYGLAEVFKEIYVSENINFANRLDFETSGLVIGCKNLKFLRYISQKIRNNEVHKKYFAIVHNKNKIENNENSNLKNFTIENYLTTMESKVVVSEKTISRESKKSITHFEQLNFNKLKNSQQILNLLGKNNKNIVLFDIELITGRKHQIRAQLANQGLFIVGDKKYGKKDGSDRFFLCCYFLSFDNYKFSIFDKAFF, translated from the coding sequence TTGGAAAAAAAGGAAATTGTTGTAGATTCTGAGCTGGAAGGGATGCGGCTGGACAGATATTTGAGAAAGAATTTTAAGGATGAACCCCTTAGCAGGATTTTTGGGGCAATAAGGGCTGGAGATGTGAAAGTTAATGGGAAAAAGTCGAAGGAAAACTACAGGCTCTTGCTAAATGATAAAATTCTTGTAAAAAATTTGTTTCAGTCAAATCTGGAACAGACGGAAGAAGCAAAGGATAAAGTAAAAAAATTTAAAATACAAAAAAATGAACTTGAAAAATATAAAAAAATGGTTATTTTTGAAAATGAAGATTTTTTTATTGTGAATAAACGGGAAAAAGTGCCAATGCATAAGGGGACAAGGCATAAATATGGACTTGCAGAAGTTTTTAAGGAAATTTATGTAAGTGAAAATATTAATTTTGCAAATAGACTGGATTTTGAAACATCGGGACTTGTTATTGGCTGTAAAAATTTAAAGTTTTTGAGGTATATTTCTCAGAAGATACGGAATAATGAGGTTCATAAAAAATATTTTGCGATTGTTCATAATAAAAATAAGATTGAAAATAATGAGAATTCTAATTTAAAAAATTTTACAATTGAAAACTATTTGACAACGATGGAAAGTAAAGTGGTAGTTTCTGAAAAAACAATTTCAAGAGAATCTAAAAAAAGCATTACGCATTTTGAACAGTTAAACTTTAATAAATTAAAAAATTCACAGCAAATATTAAATTTATTGGGAAAAAATAATAAAAATATTGTTCTCTTTGATATTGAACTGATAACAGGGCGAAAACACCAGATAAGAGCACAGTTGGCAAATCAAGGGCTTTTTATCGTGGGAGATAAAAAGTATGGAAAAAAAGATGGAAGTGACAGATTTTTCCTTTGCTGCTATTTCCTTTCTTTTGATAATTATAAGTTTTCAATTTTTGACAAGGCATTTTTTTAA
- a CDS encoding acetyl-CoA carboxylase carboxyltransferase subunit alpha translates to MSIKDEIKELEDNIAELKRFSAERNIDFSAQITELEKNLEDKYKDFEENEMDAWNRIQISRNPKRPYTLDYIKALTQDFVELHGDRLSKDDNAIVGGLATIDGYKIMIIGQQKGRDIDSNIYRNFGMASPEGYRKALRLMRMAERFKLPILTLIDTAGAYPGIEAEEKGQGEAIAKNLSEMFGFRVPIVTVVIGEGGSGGALGIGVADSILMLENSVYSVISPEGCASILFNDSTKAAEAAKSLKMDAISLKSLGVIDGIIKEPLGGAHRNFEETAKNLKEAVVKEFQRIDKYSLRELLKRRYEKYRKMGDFFEEIED, encoded by the coding sequence ATGAGTATAAAAGATGAAATTAAGGAATTGGAAGATAATATAGCCGAGTTAAAAAGATTTTCAGCTGAAAGAAACATTGATTTTTCTGCTCAAATAACAGAACTGGAAAAAAATCTGGAAGATAAATATAAAGATTTTGAAGAAAATGAAATGGATGCCTGGAATAGAATTCAAATTTCAAGAAATCCCAAAAGGCCGTATACTTTGGATTATATAAAGGCATTGACACAGGATTTTGTGGAGCTGCACGGGGATAGACTCTCAAAAGATGATAATGCCATTGTAGGCGGACTTGCGACAATTGATGGATATAAAATAATGATAATTGGACAGCAAAAAGGAAGAGATATTGATTCAAATATTTACAGAAACTTTGGTATGGCAAGCCCTGAAGGATATAGAAAGGCATTAAGATTAATGAGAATGGCAGAACGTTTTAAATTGCCGATTTTGACATTAATTGACACAGCTGGAGCATATCCTGGGATAGAAGCCGAAGAAAAAGGGCAAGGGGAAGCCATTGCTAAAAATCTGTCAGAAATGTTTGGATTCCGAGTGCCAATTGTAACAGTTGTAATTGGAGAAGGTGGAAGTGGAGGAGCCTTGGGAATTGGTGTGGCAGACTCAATTTTGATGCTTGAAAACAGTGTATATTCTGTTATTTCTCCGGAAGGATGTGCTTCAATCCTGTTTAACGACTCAACAAAAGCCGCAGAAGCAGCAAAAAGTCTGAAAATGGATGCAATTAGCCTAAAAAGTCTGGGAGTAATAGATGGAATTATAAAAGAGCCATTAGGTGGGGCTCATAGAAACTTTGAAGAAACAGCTAAAAACTTGAAAGAAGCAGTTGTAAAAGAATTTCAGAGAATAGATAAATATTCACTTCGTGAACTGTTAAAGAGAAGATATGAAAAATATAGAAAAATGGGAGATTTCTTTGAGGAAATTGAAGATTAG
- a CDS encoding M16 family metallopeptidase: MIEKIRTDSRIEVIFDRLESISTCSVGVFVKTGSRDESDTEEGISHVLEHMIFKGTPTRNYFEISDEIDYLGANVNAHTTKEETVFYINALTQFLGKSVDILFDIVTNSTIDEKELEKEKDVIVEEIKMYKDSPDDLVFEMNYADSINGQYGKPIIGTEASVKGFTADEIRKYYKERYTKDNILIVVSGNFDKEEILQKIDEYFGKLADTKVNRREKIDFSFNSGKKTVSKEINQVNICISHQSEDYNSKNKIYTDILANVIGGSMSSRLFQEIREKNGLAYSVYTYNQYYLSGGLTSTYIGTNLENYEKAIEITLSEFKKLRENGVTEVELQKAKNKYMSRIAFAMENPRSRMGILGNYYIRKNEILDAEKVKNQVNAVKLEDVNKFAKTRYLTENITILGNIDL, translated from the coding sequence ATGATAGAGAAAATAAGGACAGATAGCAGAATAGAAGTTATTTTTGACAGACTTGAAAGCATTTCTACCTGTTCGGTTGGTGTGTTTGTAAAAACTGGCTCAAGGGATGAAAGTGATACGGAGGAAGGTATTTCACATGTGTTGGAGCATATGATTTTTAAAGGGACTCCTACTAGGAATTATTTTGAAATTTCTGATGAGATTGACTATCTTGGGGCAAATGTGAATGCACATACGACTAAGGAGGAAACGGTTTTTTATATTAACGCCTTGACACAGTTTCTAGGAAAATCTGTGGATATTTTGTTTGATATTGTTACAAATTCTACGATTGATGAAAAGGAACTGGAAAAAGAAAAAGATGTAATTGTGGAAGAAATTAAGATGTATAAGGACTCGCCAGATGATCTGGTTTTTGAAATGAATTATGCAGACAGTATAAATGGGCAGTATGGAAAGCCTATTATTGGGACAGAAGCCAGTGTGAAAGGCTTTACTGCTGATGAAATCAGAAAATATTACAAGGAAAGATATACAAAGGACAATATTTTGATTGTTGTTTCAGGGAATTTTGATAAAGAGGAAATTTTACAGAAAATTGATGAGTATTTTGGAAAATTGGCTGATACAAAGGTTAATAGACGTGAAAAAATTGATTTTTCGTTTAACAGCGGGAAAAAGACTGTTTCAAAGGAGATAAATCAGGTTAATATCTGTATTTCTCACCAAAGTGAAGATTATAACAGTAAAAATAAGATATATACAGATATTTTGGCAAATGTTATTGGCGGTTCAATGAGCTCGAGACTTTTTCAGGAAATCCGTGAGAAAAATGGACTAGCCTACTCTGTTTACACATACAATCAATACTATTTGTCAGGAGGCTTGACATCGACATACATTGGAACGAATCTGGAAAATTATGAAAAGGCAATAGAAATAACACTTTCAGAATTTAAGAAGTTACGGGAAAATGGAGTGACAGAAGTTGAACTTCAGAAGGCAAAAAATAAATATATGAGCAGAATTGCATTTGCAATGGAAAATCCACGTTCAAGAATGGGAATTCTGGGAAATTATTATATTAGAAAAAATGAAATTCTGGATGCGGAAAAAGTAAAAAATCAGGTAAATGCAGTAAAACTGGAAGATGTGAATAAATTTGCAAAAACTAGATATTTAACGGAAAATATTACGATTCTGGGAAATATTGATTTATAG
- the accD gene encoding acetyl-CoA carboxylase, carboxyltransferase subunit beta, with the protein MGLFSSRKSKNKYVTLTSKSKLTVDIVDDNKWKKCNQCNEIIYNEDLKNNLNICPKCGTYFRLTAFERIELLIDEGTFIEEDMTLNSKNVLNFPQYEEKLEVAREKSRMLDGVISGTGTINGIEVSIAAMEFSFMGGSMGSVVGERITRALERGLKKKIPVVVVSSSGGARMQEGILSLMQMAKTSGAVKRLNEAGIPFISVPVDPTTGGVTASFAMLGDVIITEPNTLIAFAGPRVIEQTVNQKLPKGFQRAEFLLEHGMIDIISERKDLKTTIYRVLEKLV; encoded by the coding sequence ATGGGATTATTTTCAAGTAGAAAATCGAAAAATAAATATGTAACGCTAACATCTAAATCAAAATTGACAGTTGATATTGTAGATGATAACAAGTGGAAAAAATGTAATCAATGTAACGAAATTATTTATAATGAGGATTTGAAAAATAATTTGAATATATGTCCAAAATGTGGGACTTATTTTAGATTGACAGCATTTGAGAGAATTGAGCTTTTAATTGATGAAGGTACATTTATAGAAGAGGATATGACTCTTAATTCTAAAAATGTATTAAATTTTCCTCAATATGAGGAAAAATTGGAAGTTGCACGTGAAAAGAGCAGAATGCTGGATGGAGTAATCAGTGGAACAGGGACAATTAACGGAATAGAAGTGAGCATTGCGGCAATGGAATTCAGCTTTATGGGTGGAAGTATGGGTTCTGTTGTCGGTGAGAGAATTACGAGGGCTTTGGAGCGAGGGCTTAAAAAGAAAATACCGGTTGTTGTTGTTTCCAGCTCTGGTGGTGCGAGAATGCAGGAAGGGATTTTGTCGCTTATGCAAATGGCAAAAACTTCAGGAGCGGTGAAAAGATTAAATGAAGCGGGAATACCATTTATCTCAGTTCCAGTTGATCCAACTACTGGGGGAGTGACTGCCTCCTTTGCAATGCTTGGAGATGTAATTATAACAGAGCCGAATACTTTAATTGCCTTTGCAGGGCCTAGAGTTATTGAACAGACTGTAAATCAGAAATTGCCAAAAGGTTTCCAGAGGGCAGAATTTTTATTGGAACACGGAATGATTGATATAATTTCAGAAAGAAAAGATTTGAAAACAACGATTTATAGAGTATTGGAAAAATTGGTGTAA
- the rodA gene encoding rod shape-determining protein RodA yields MFQSQRLIDRIKHSVFRMDKMILLIVYALVTISTVFVYSATRQNGMVIKNILWIGIGSVLVFVLASIDYKIVKRYIWHIYGIGATLLLIVRFAGKKTLGAQRWISLGPFQLQPSEFVKVSIIMIIAYWIVTKYKNGINNLTEIVGAILPALPLILLILIQPDLGTTLITICAFLFMIFLYGANMKPIWIIGIVVMLSVYPVYRFVLSDYQRTRVETFLHPETDRKGSGWHVIQSKISVGAGGVMGKGVLQGSQSRLEFLPEAQTDFIFSVLSEELGFVGSSLVLLLYFGLIYEIMRIARIIQDDFGKLILYGLSGVFFMHVIVNVGMTIGLVPVTGKPLLFMSYGGSSFLASFIMIGIIESIKIHSN; encoded by the coding sequence ATGTTTCAAAGTCAAAGATTGATTGATCGTATAAAACATAGTGTCTTTCGGATGGATAAAATGATTTTATTAATAGTGTATGCCCTTGTAACAATTAGCACGGTATTCGTATACAGTGCGACAAGACAGAATGGAATGGTTATAAAAAATATCCTGTGGATTGGGATAGGTTCAGTATTGGTGTTTGTTCTGGCATCTATTGATTATAAAATTGTAAAAAGATATATTTGGCATATTTATGGGATTGGTGCAACTTTGTTGTTAATTGTGCGTTTTGCGGGGAAAAAGACGTTAGGGGCACAGCGATGGATTTCATTAGGGCCATTTCAGCTACAGCCGTCTGAATTTGTAAAAGTGTCAATTATTATGATTATAGCCTATTGGATTGTAACAAAATATAAAAATGGCATTAATAATTTAACAGAGATTGTTGGTGCGATTTTACCTGCGTTGCCGCTTATTTTATTAATTTTAATACAGCCTGATCTGGGAACAACATTAATAACAATTTGTGCATTTTTATTTATGATTTTTTTGTATGGTGCAAATATGAAGCCGATTTGGATAATAGGGATAGTAGTTATGTTGTCAGTTTATCCAGTTTACAGGTTTGTGCTGAGTGATTATCAGAGAACACGTGTGGAAACGTTTTTACATCCTGAAACTGATAGAAAAGGAAGCGGATGGCATGTAATCCAGTCAAAAATTTCTGTTGGGGCAGGAGGAGTAATGGGGAAGGGGGTATTGCAAGGTAGTCAAAGTAGATTGGAATTTCTTCCAGAAGCACAGACAGATTTTATTTTTTCAGTTTTATCTGAAGAATTGGGATTTGTAGGTTCTTCGTTGGTGTTACTTCTTTATTTTGGGTTGATTTACGAAATAATGCGGATAGCCCGGATTATACAGGATGACTTTGGAAAACTCATACTTTATGGACTCTCAGGAGTATTCTTTATGCATGTAATTGTAAATGTGGGAATGACAATCGGACTTGTACCTGTTACAGGAAAACCGCTATTGTTTATGAGTTATGGTGGAAGTTCCTTTTTAGCGTCATTTATAATGATTGGGATAATAGAAAGCATAAAAATTCATAGTAATTAA
- a CDS encoding winged helix-turn-helix transcriptional regulator: protein MKKKEYDVYPKKTEYVLTEKGKDLLPILELMQSYGKKYYAK from the coding sequence TTGAAAAAAAAGGAATACGATGTTTATCCCAAAAAGACAGAATATGTTCTTACAGAGAAGGGAAAAGATTTGTTACCTATTTTGGAACTTATGCAAAGTTATGGAAAAAAATATTATGCTAAATAA
- a CDS encoding type II toxin-antitoxin system RelE family toxin has protein sequence MENQIYEVKFTESAEKDLKKLSKTNKAIAKLIKKWILENLIGTQNPKQRGKALTGNLKGLWRYRVGSYRIVAEIKDDVLLILIIEISDRKETYKNKKRKTYKDGKIK, from the coding sequence ATGGAAAATCAAATTTATGAAGTTAAGTTTACTGAATCGGCAGAAAAGGATTTAAAAAAATTAAGTAAAACAAATAAAGCTATTGCTAAACTTATAAAAAAATGGATTTTAGAAAATTTAATAGGTACACAAAATCCAAAGCAAAGAGGAAAGGCATTAACTGGAAATTTAAAAGGATTATGGAGATACAGGGTAGGCTCTTATAGAATCGTGGCTGAAATAAAGGACGATGTTTTGCTAATATTAATTATAGAAATTTCAGATAGGAAAGAAACTTATAAAAATAAAAAGAGAAAAACATATAAAGATGGGAAAATAAAGTAA
- a CDS encoding glutamine synthetase III → MENAMKSFGENVFRDSNLKKRVSKAVFKEFKASQLGETELSKEAAEVIANAIKDWATKRGATHFCHWFQPLNDLTAEKHDSFLEPTENEELIYKFSGSNLIKGESDASSFPNGGLRSTFEARGYTIWDTSSYPFIRENKNGVTLYIPTAFISFTGEALDKKVPLLRTMKYISEQALRVLRALGNTTANHVFNTLGVEQEYFLVKKDMFEARDDLLLTGRTLFGASAPKGQELSDHYYGKIKEKVINFMSDVDVELWKLGIPSKTRHNEVAPNQFEVAPLFSVANLASDQNQIIMETIEKTALRHDLVALLHEKPFAGVNGSGKHNNWSLGTDDGKNLFSPGKDMKSNTQFLIFVAAVIEAVDRYYPMLRYATATATNDHRLGGHEAPPAIISVFLGDELTTVLNNIAYKKDAPVSESSKVNLSVDVLPTFSMDAGDRNRTSPFAFTGNKFEFRMPGSSSTPATSAAVINAMVGKVLSEYADKLEKATEKSLSKVANEIIANAYKKHHRIIFNGNGYSEEWAKEAKKRGLTNEVASNTALRKMIDKDVLELTQEIGMLSEQESIARYNAYADRYVTQLSIESRTLIDIANKNILPSGLKYANLLADHIEKNSKYGKAFIKEQEEILKDVLANITTLRKEVKSLEKEINRVRNEKDLGKQTDLAKEKLVTGLEALRIPCDNLEKVIDKEYWSFPTYTDLLFKL, encoded by the coding sequence ATGGAAAACGCTATGAAAAGCTTTGGAGAAAATGTCTTTAGGGACAGTAATTTGAAAAAAAGAGTTTCCAAGGCTGTTTTTAAAGAGTTTAAGGCGTCGCAACTGGGTGAAACTGAATTGTCAAAGGAAGCTGCTGAAGTTATTGCAAATGCGATTAAGGACTGGGCGACTAAAAGAGGGGCTACTCACTTCTGTCACTGGTTTCAGCCATTAAATGACTTGACAGCGGAAAAGCATGATTCATTTTTGGAACCTACTGAGAATGAGGAACTTATTTACAAATTTTCTGGAAGCAACTTGATAAAAGGTGAATCTGATGCATCTTCATTTCCAAATGGAGGACTGCGTAGCACATTTGAAGCAAGAGGTTATACAATTTGGGATACAAGTTCATATCCATTTATAAGAGAAAATAAAAATGGAGTTACGTTGTATATTCCTACAGCCTTTATTTCATTTACTGGTGAAGCGTTGGACAAAAAAGTACCTTTATTAAGAACAATGAAATATATAAGTGAACAAGCATTAAGAGTTTTACGGGCTTTGGGAAATACTACGGCTAATCACGTATTTAACACTTTGGGAGTAGAGCAGGAATATTTTCTGGTAAAAAAAGATATGTTTGAAGCAAGAGATGATTTATTGCTTACAGGAAGAACATTATTTGGAGCTTCTGCACCTAAAGGACAGGAACTAAGTGATCACTATTACGGAAAAATTAAAGAAAAAGTAATTAATTTTATGAGTGATGTTGATGTTGAACTTTGGAAATTGGGGATTCCATCAAAAACAAGACATAATGAAGTGGCTCCTAACCAGTTTGAAGTAGCACCATTATTTTCAGTAGCAAATTTGGCATCGGATCAAAATCAGATAATAATGGAAACTATTGAAAAAACAGCATTAAGACACGATTTGGTGGCACTTCTTCACGAAAAGCCGTTCGCAGGGGTAAATGGTTCAGGGAAGCACAACAACTGGTCACTGGGAACTGATGACGGTAAAAACCTTTTCAGTCCTGGAAAAGATATGAAATCAAATACACAATTTTTAATCTTTGTGGCTGCGGTAATTGAAGCTGTTGACAGATATTACCCAATGTTAAGATACGCAACTGCAACTGCTACAAATGATCATAGACTTGGAGGACATGAAGCACCGCCTGCAATTATCTCAGTTTTCTTGGGAGATGAATTGACAACAGTTTTAAATAATATTGCATACAAAAAAGATGCACCTGTGTCAGAATCATCAAAAGTGAACTTATCAGTTGATGTATTGCCGACATTCAGTATGGACGCTGGAGATAGAAACAGAACTTCACCATTTGCATTTACTGGAAATAAATTTGAGTTTAGAATGCCGGGTTCAAGTTCTACACCTGCAACTTCTGCGGCCGTGATAAATGCGATGGTTGGAAAAGTGTTATCTGAATATGCAGATAAACTTGAAAAAGCAACTGAAAAATCTCTGTCAAAAGTAGCAAACGAAATTATTGCAAATGCTTATAAAAAACACCATAGAATAATTTTCAATGGAAACGGATACAGCGAAGAATGGGCAAAAGAAGCTAAAAAACGTGGACTTACAAACGAAGTGGCTTCAAATACAGCACTTAGAAAAATGATAGACAAAGATGTGCTTGAACTAACTCAGGAAATTGGAATGCTTTCTGAACAGGAATCAATTGCAAGATATAATGCCTACGCAGACAGGTATGTAACTCAGTTAAGCATAGAGTCAAGAACATTGATTGATATTGCGAATAAGAATATTTTGCCATCTGGATTAAAATATGCCAATTTATTAGCTGATCATATTGAAAAAAATTCAAAATATGGAAAGGCATTTATAAAAGAGCAGGAAGAAATATTAAAAGATGTGCTGGCAAATATTACAACTTTGAGAAAAGAAGTAAAATCGCTTGAAAAAGAAATAAATAGAGTAAGAAATGAAAAAGATTTAGGAAAACAGACTGATTTGGCAAAAGAAAAATTGGTAACAGGACTGGAAGCATTAAGAATCCCTTGTGATAACTTGGAAAAAGTTATTGATAAGGAATACTGGAGTTTCCCAACTTATACTGATTTGTTGTTTAAGTTATAA
- a CDS encoding 2,3-butanediol dehydrogenase: protein MALMKAARWHNRKDVRVEEVEVPEITRKNQIKIAVKYAGICGSDLHEYLGGPIFIPATTPHPYTNEKAPITMGHEFCGEVVEIGSGITKFKVGDRVTVEPILAKNGLIGKYNLDPSLNFIGLAGGGGGFSEFVVVNEDQAHKLPDEIDYEQGALTEPAAVAVYAVRQSKFNTGDTAAVFGCGPIGLLIIDALRASGATEIYAVEVSPERQEIAKKLGAIIVDPTKVNAVEFIKEKTDGGVNVSYEVTGVPAVLQQSLEAAEKDGELMVVSIWETEAPIQPNEVVIQERTIKGVIAYRDVFPKTLELMKQGYFSKDLLVTKRIKLENIVNEGFDALVKEKSQVKILVSPK, encoded by the coding sequence ATGGCATTAATGAAAGCTGCAAGATGGCATAACAGAAAAGATGTGAGAGTGGAAGAAGTTGAAGTTCCTGAAATTACGAGGAAAAATCAAATCAAAATTGCAGTAAAATATGCAGGAATCTGTGGTAGTGATTTACACGAGTATTTGGGTGGACCAATCTTCATTCCTGCTACAACCCCTCATCCATATACAAATGAAAAAGCTCCTATCACAATGGGACATGAATTTTGTGGAGAAGTTGTAGAAATAGGAAGTGGAATTACAAAATTCAAAGTTGGAGATAGAGTTACAGTTGAACCAATTTTGGCAAAAAATGGATTAATTGGAAAATATAATTTGGATCCTAGCTTGAACTTTATCGGACTTGCTGGTGGAGGTGGAGGATTCTCTGAATTTGTAGTAGTAAATGAGGATCAGGCTCATAAATTGCCAGATGAAATTGACTATGAACAGGGAGCATTGACAGAACCTGCGGCAGTAGCAGTTTACGCAGTTAGACAAAGCAAATTCAATACAGGAGATACAGCGGCAGTCTTTGGTTGCGGGCCAATCGGGCTTCTTATCATCGACGCATTGAGAGCTTCTGGAGCAACAGAAATTTACGCTGTGGAAGTTTCACCTGAAAGACAGGAAATTGCTAAAAAATTAGGAGCAATAATCGTAGATCCTACAAAAGTAAATGCAGTTGAATTTATAAAAGAAAAAACAGATGGTGGAGTAAATGTTTCTTATGAAGTGACAGGTGTTCCCGCTGTATTGCAACAATCTTTGGAAGCCGCTGAAAAAGACGGAGAATTAATGGTTGTAAGTATCTGGGAAACAGAAGCCCCAATTCAGCCTAACGAAGTGGTAATTCAGGAAAGAACAATAAAAGGAGTTATCGCATACCGTGACGTATTCCCTAAAACACTAGAATTAATGAAACAGGGATACTTCTCAAAAGATTTATTAGTAACAAAAAGAATTAAACTTGAAAATATTGTAAATGAAGGATTTGACGCACTTGTAAAAGAAAAGAGCCAAGTTAAAATTTTAGTATCACCTAAATAA